The Streptomyces kanamyceticus DNA segment GTACTTCTCCGTTGAGGGACACGGAGACGGACAGCGGTGTGGTGGTCATACGGGCTGCTCCGTAAGGGCGGCAGAAGCGGCGGGAGAGGGAGCGGGAGAGGGAGCGGGGGAGGAAGCGGGGGAAGGGACGGCGAAGCGCCGAGGGGTGAACGGGCGCGCCTCGTCCGACAGTTCGCCGGTGACCAGGGCGTGCGCCAGCACGTCACCCGTGATGGGCGTCAGAAGGACGCCGTTGCGGTAGTGGCCGGTGGCCAGCTGCAGCCCGGGCAGGCGCGTCGGGCCGAGCATCGGCGCGTTGTCGGGGGAGCCGGGGCGCAGGCCCGCGCGGGTCTCGGTGAGCGGCAGTTCCGTGATGCCGGGGACGAGCTCGTGGGCGTCCCTGAGCAGCTCGTAGACGCCGCCCGCGGTGACCGTGGTGTCCCAGCCGAGCTCCTCGCTGGTCGCGCCGACGACAAGTTCGCCGTTCTCGCGGGGCACCAGATAGACGTGGCTGCCGCGCACCACTGCGCGCACGGTGCGGCTGAGGAACGGCGCGTACGCCTTCGGCACCGTCAGCCTGAGCACCTGCCCCTTCACGGGGCGCACCGGCGGCAGGACGTCGTCGGGCACGCCCGCGAGGCGCCCGCTGAGGCTGCCCCCGGCGAGCACGGTCTGCCCCGCGGCCAGCTCGGTGTCGTCCGCCATGACGATTCCGCGGGCCCGGTCGCCCGCGACCGTAAGGCGCTCGGCCCAGGCGCGGTGGAAGACCACGCCCGCCCGCTCGCAGGCCACCAGAAGCGCCGCGGTCAGTCGGCGCGGGTCGACCTGGTGGTCGCCGTCCACCCGCAGCCCGCCGCGCACGCCCGGGGCGAGCATCGGTTCGAGGCGACGGCACTCGCGGCCGCTCAGCCACTCCGATTCGAGGCCCGAACCGCGCTGCAGCGCGTGCAGTTCGCGCAGATGGGCGCGGTCGTCGGAGTCGAGCGCGACGGCGAGCGTGCCGCACGCGCGGTAGCCGATGTCGCGGCCGCTCGCCTCGGTCAGTTCGGCGGCGAAGTCCGGATAGCGCCGCGCGGACGCGAGGTTGAGGTCGAGCAGTGTCTGCTCGCCGTAGTGCAGTTCGGTGACGGCGGCCAGCATGCCCGCGGCGACCCGCGCCGCGCCGCCGCCAGGTTCGGGGTCCACGACCGCGGTGGACAGGCCGCGCTGCGCCGCCCGCCAAGCCGTGACCAGGCCGATGATGCCGCCTCCCACGACGAGGACGTCAGTGGTGGCGGACGGTGTGGTCGGAGGTGAATGCATGGGCGTCCAGCCCCTCCCTTCGCCGGCATGACCCGGATCAGGTTCGTACGGTCGGAGGCCGTCCCAGCCTCCCTCTCAGCCCGGTGCGTCCGGGCTCCCGCGAGTGCTCTGCACCGGCCACCCTAGCCCGTCGCTTCCGGCCGCAGTAGGGGAGCTGTCCGGGTATGCGCAGTGACGGTGTGTCAAAGATCTCCTCCGTGACCTCTGAAGCCCGGCGGGGCCGCGGTCCTAAGGTGATCGGGTGAGCGAGCAGCGGAGGCACGCAGAGCGGCAGGTCGTCATCGTCGGTGCGGGGATGGCCGGTGTGCAGACCGCCGTCGCCCTGCGCGAACAGGGGTTCGAAGGATCGGTCACCCTGATCGGCGCGGAACCCCATCAGCCCTACGACAGGCCGCCGCTGTCCAAGGCGGTGCTGCTCGGCAAGGCGGAGGGCTCCGCGTTCGACATCGACTTCGAGGCGCTCGGCATCGGCCTCGACCTGGGCCGCGAGGTCACCGGGGTGCGCCCCGCCGACCATGAGCTGGACACCGCCACGGGGCCCGTCGCGTACGACGTCCTGGTCCTCGCGACCGGCGCCGCCCCGATCCGGCTGCCCGGCACCGAAGGCGTTCCCGGTGTCCACCTCCTGCGCACCCTCGACGACGCCGAGCGGCTGCGTCCCGTGCTCGCCGAGCAGCACGACGTCGTGGTCGTCGGCGCGGGCTGGATCGGCGCCGAGTTCGCCACGGCCGCGCGCGAGGCGGGCTGCGCGGTCACCGTGGTCGAGGCGGCGGAACGGCCGCTCGCGGGCGCGCTGCCCGCGGAGGTCGCCGCCCCCATGGAGGGCTGGTACGCGGACTCCGGAGCCACGCTGCGCACCCACGCGCGCGTGGAGCGCGTCGAGCCCGGCGTCGTGGTCCTCGCCGACGGCACGCGGCTGCCCGCGGGCGCCGTCGTGGTCGGCATCGGCGCGCGCCCCGCGACGGACTGGCTCACCGACTCCGGCATCGAGCTCGG contains these protein-coding regions:
- the thiO gene encoding glycine oxidase ThiO; the protein is MHSPPTTPSATTDVLVVGGGIIGLVTAWRAAQRGLSTAVVDPEPGGGAARVAAGMLAAVTELHYGEQTLLDLNLASARRYPDFAAELTEASGRDIGYRACGTLAVALDSDDRAHLRELHALQRGSGLESEWLSGRECRRLEPMLAPGVRGGLRVDGDHQVDPRRLTAALLVACERAGVVFHRAWAERLTVAGDRARGIVMADDTELAAGQTVLAGGSLSGRLAGVPDDVLPPVRPVKGQVLRLTVPKAYAPFLSRTVRAVVRGSHVYLVPRENGELVVGATSEELGWDTTVTAGGVYELLRDAHELVPGITELPLTETRAGLRPGSPDNAPMLGPTRLPGLQLATGHYRNGVLLTPITGDVLAHALVTGELSDEARPFTPRRFAVPSPASSPAPSPAPSPAASAALTEQPV
- a CDS encoding NAD(P)/FAD-dependent oxidoreductase, encoding MAGVQTAVALREQGFEGSVTLIGAEPHQPYDRPPLSKAVLLGKAEGSAFDIDFEALGIGLDLGREVTGVRPADHELDTATGPVAYDVLVLATGAAPIRLPGTEGVPGVHLLRTLDDAERLRPVLAEQHDVVVVGAGWIGAEFATAAREAGCAVTVVEAAERPLAGALPAEVAAPMEGWYADSGATLRTHARVERVEPGVVVLADGTRLPAGAVVVGIGARPATDWLTDSGIELGAHREVVADERLRTSVPDVYAVGDCSSFPSGRYGERLLVHHWDNALQGPRTVAANIVGENPAAYDPVPYFWSEQFGRFVQYAGHHAAADQLVWRGDPTGAAWSVCWLRDGALAAVLAVGRPRDLAQGRKLIEAGTRLDPALTADPSIPLKKAELPN